The window TCGCCACGCGGAGTTGGAGAGGCTGCCGAGCCTGATCAGCAACGGACACACCACCGTCCCCGTGCGCCTGCGTCCCCTCACGACCCGCTGACCGATACCGACGAGGAAGACCACCATGACCGCCCCCGCCCCGGCCACGCCACTCACCCCGGCCGAACGGCGCATCGCCCAGCACGTGCTCAACGGCCTGTCGGCGCGCCAGATAGCCGACGCCGAGACCCTGTCGCACCACACGGTCCGCTCACACATGCGCACCCTGCGCACGAAGCTGCACTGCCCCGAACGCTGCTCCCTCGCGGTCGTCACCCACCGCCTGCTCAGCGCCAACGAAGCCACGGCCCCATCGCCCAACGCGCCCGCGCCCGATCTGAGCGCCGAGCAGACGAAGCTGCTGCGGGCCGTCACCGAGCACAGCAAGCCGCTCGACATCGCGCGCGCCGCCGGCATCGCTCCCGCTGACCTGCACGCCGCGCTCGACCAGTTGCTCGCCGACACGGGTGCGCCGGACGCCACCCGCCTGGTGGCCTGGGCGCATGGCTGGAACCTGCTGACCACCCACCAGACCAGCGCGGTGCAGAACGGAGCGAGGTAGTGACGACTTCGCCGGCCTCCACGGCAGCCGAGCAGCAGCCGGCACCTCCTCAACACCCGCCGATGTCCGTGTCCGCGTACGAGATGCGTTCGCTGCGCACGGACGCCGAACGGGCCGAAGCCGCCGCACTCGTCCAGGACCGTCAGCGCTGGCTCACCCTCCGCGGTCTGCCCGTGCCCGCCCGCGCTGACATCCCGGCTCTCCTCCGCGACCCGCAGAAGAAGCCAGCCGGGCTGTTCGAGGACGGAGAGCTACTGGCCAGCATGATCCCGCAACGCGAGCCCGACCTCGGATGGGGCGAGGGCCCCTGCCTCTTCCTCGGCCACATCCACACCCTGCCCGGCCGCTCCGACGACACGATCCGGCTGATCACCCTGTGGGCCTCCGACTTCGCCGCCCGCCTCGACCTGCCGTGTGTGCGGACAGAGGCTCTTGCCCGCCGCCCTCTCAAGGTGGATCTGATCGCCCGGGTCCTGAACCGCCTCACCGGCATGGGCTGGGATGTGCGCGGATCCGGCCCTGGACGGGACGGTGATCGAGTCGCCCGCCTCGAACTCGCCGCCGAGCACCGTCCCGGGCTCAGCACGCTGATCGGCTGCCGGGTCCGCATGCCGCAGCTGGCTCCGAGTGATCGGGGCAGCGCGTGACGACCGGCGAACCGCAGCGGCCCGACCTCGCCCGCGAGCTGATCGCCCGCGCCGAGGCGTCGGCCGTGCACCGGGCCAAACGAGTGCGCAACCAGCTCGACGCCGTGCAACTCGGCCAAGGCCGTCACACCGACCACGCCAACACCAAAGTTCTGCGCCGCATGCTGGCCGATCACGACTGGCCCGGCCACCGCCTTGTCGGCCCTGCCGCCGCCCGCGCCGCCTGGAGCATCGCACTTCACAGCAATGATGAACCTGACTTCCAGCGCGCCGCCACCACCCTGTTGGAGCGTGCGGTCCAGGCCAGCGATGCGCTCATCCAGCACTGGGCGCACCTGCACGACCGTGCCCTGATCAACCACGGGCACGACCAGGAGTACGGAACCCAACTCCTCCTCCGAGCCGACGGCGTCGAGCTGTGCCCGCTGCGCGCACCGGAATCGCTGGACGAGCGCAGGGCCACCGTCGGGCTTCCGCCGATCGCCGTCGCGCTGAAGGCGGTGCGCCGCCGGTACACCCCGGATCGCAGTGCCGAAGCCGCCCCCACCGTCGTGTTCGCGGGAGCCGTATGAAGAAGCGGAGCCCTGCAATCTCCACCAGCGGGACGAACGTCCACAATCCCGCCCCACGAAAGGACCGTTCACGAATGAAGCTCACCACGGCCGTCCTCGCCGCCGCTGCTGCCGTATCCCTCACCAGCGCCATGGCCGGA of the Streptomyces sp. NBC_01788 genome contains:
- a CDS encoding helix-turn-helix domain-containing protein, with product MTAPAPATPLTPAERRIAQHVLNGLSARQIADAETLSHHTVRSHMRTLRTKLHCPERCSLAVVTHRLLSANEATAPSPNAPAPDLSAEQTKLLRAVTEHSKPLDIARAAGIAPADLHAALDQLLADTGAPDATRLVAWAHGWNLLTTHQTSAVQNGAR
- a CDS encoding DUF6624 domain-containing protein; this encodes MTTGEPQRPDLARELIARAEASAVHRAKRVRNQLDAVQLGQGRHTDHANTKVLRRMLADHDWPGHRLVGPAAARAAWSIALHSNDEPDFQRAATTLLERAVQASDALIQHWAHLHDRALINHGHDQEYGTQLLLRADGVELCPLRAPESLDERRATVGLPPIAVALKAVRRRYTPDRSAEAAPTVVFAGAV